Within Dysgonomonas sp. HDW5A, the genomic segment TTAGTATATTACTTATTTTTGAAAGTTTCCACTCCCCTTCAAATTGCGGAAATCTCAAATTTGGCACATTAAGCCTATTTTATACTCAAATCCTTTTATGTATATTCTTGTGATTAATAATATAAAACCAGATTAATATGGCAGAAAAAACAAAAATTAGTACAGTTATCAACTTATGGAAAGAAGACAAAAAGCAGTATGTGAAAAAATCCAGTTATTCGGCTTATATGCTTCTAATTGAGAATCATTTATTGCCAACTTTTGGACATAAGCATGAAGTGCATGAAGCAGATGTTCAGGAGTTTGTATTTGCTAAGTTAGATGAGGGATTAAGTCAAAAAACGATTAAGGATATCTTGATTGTACTGAAAATGATCCTAAAGTTTGGCATGAAGAATAAAGTCTTCGAGTATCAGCAATTTGATATCCAGTTTCCAACAGAAAGAGAAAATAATGGGATTGAGGTGCTTAGTAAAAGCAACCAAAGAAAAATTATGAATTATGTACAAGAGCATTTTACATTCAAAAACTTAGGAATTTATATTTGTTTGAGTGCTGGAATACGTATTGGCGAAATTTGTGCTTTGACATGGAACGAAATTGATACGGATATGGGGGTTATCCACATTCGAAAAACGATACAGCGGATCTATATTATCGATGATTCTGACAGGCATACAGAACTTATCCTCGATAGCCCTAAAACCAAAAATTCTATTC encodes:
- a CDS encoding site-specific integrase; the encoded protein is MAEKTKISTVINLWKEDKKQYVKKSSYSAYMLLIENHLLPTFGHKHEVHEADVQEFVFAKLDEGLSQKTIKDILIVLKMILKFGMKNKVFEYQQFDIQFPTERENNGIEVLSKSNQRKIMNYVQEHFTFKNLGIYICLSAGIRIGEICALTWNEIDTDMGVIHIRKTIQRIYIIDDSDRHTELILDSPKTKNSIRDIPMSRDLLKMLKPIKKIVNNSFYVLTNDMKPTEPRTYRNYYKRLMKELDMPELKFHGLRHSFATRCIESNCDYKTVSVILGHSNISTTLNLYVHPNMEQKKKCIDQMFKGLR